The Biomphalaria glabrata chromosome 6, xgBioGlab47.1, whole genome shotgun sequence genomic interval aacaaaaaaacttctttCCAAATATAAACTctgtgaataaattaaaaacttgtGAAGAGCTGTGTACTACTGAGAAGCAGTTTAAAAAATGTGGATctccaaaaaatgtttttgttaaatttatacTAGAACAAATCTAGAAGTATGTTTGGATGAGAGCGCACTAAACTGGATGGCCTAGAATTTAAAGCTTGAGATTTGGttacaaaaaaagtttcaagaattagaataataataaagattttctttttttgtggagtacagtatttcacgtggctacgcagtcccagatgcgacctgcatatttgcCCCATCCAATGTTTCAATGGATAAGTTTAACAACTTAGTATTCTACCTCCCAGATATTTATTAGTGCTGGCTGGAATAATATGTCCTGGAAGCCAGGGATTTGTGCTTCACATTGGACTAAACTAGACAACAAGCACATTTAGAACTGGTAGTAAGGAGATCAAATCTATCTAAAAGGTAGTATGTAcccaataatttaaaaatacactCTCCAAACCAACCAATGTTAAGAAAGCATCAAACTAACAACACACTGATGCCCAAAGAAACATCTGGTAATCATCAACAGGACAATTGCTAAAAGAGCAAACAATAAGGTAACAGAAAGTGACATAAAgatattatttctaaataaatacaagTTAAGAATTTAATATTTGAGTCAGACCATTCTATCACACATATTAGGTGAGATAAAATAGATGTTGAATACAAATCACATtgaataattaatattaaatacataTCGCAACATTCTAAATATCACAATTTTgaccttaaaaatatatatgtatatatgcaaTAGAATGTTATAGGGGCAATGTTgtataaaaatgaataaaaaaaaaatttactctCTTCTAATATGTCAGATTGTGGAGGATGTTTTAACCAACCACACTGACTGCATGTGGACATTTCAGTCAACCACGTTTAACTGTCAGTCTATGGAGACATTTAAGTCAAGCACATTAACTGTGGGAGATTTGAGcctaattctttaaaaaataaccgaATTCACACCTAGACAAACTAAGTTCTAGAgatcaagcttttttttttgtttaggaaGAATTGACCACTTGAACAGATCCAAGTTTAAATCGCAAATACAATGACATCAATAAATCCGAGGTTTAGTCTACTCTGAttgtaacttgaaaacaaataaatgcaACTATCAAGTCATGAAGTATTGAGATTCTCTTTGAATCCAGTTCAAACTGAACAAATTGTATGGAGAATGAGAACTACTCCTCATAAGTCCACAGTTCTATAAATAGAACTACTGAATAGATCAATACAGAAACCTACTATGACAAGCAACTTCCATTTTACCCTGCAGCCTGTAAAGTACCTGCGACAATGGCTCAATTACTGTCTGATGATGTATCAAATGGATGATAGTCTGTATCCACTGCGATCATTCTTCTCGgaacttttaattttcttttcctGGCTGCAGAATGTGGCTGGGTTTTAACAAATGAACCTTCAGACCTCTGTTTCTCTGGACTCATTATTTGATTGCTGGAAGCTGAACTTTGAACTTCTAAAAATGATTCTTCAACTTCATGTTTGGAACTGAAAGTGGAAACTTGAGCTTCACTGAAAGTATGAGTCTCGTCATTGCATTCTTTTGCTTTAGTAAATAAACCCCGATTCCCTGCATAGGATCTGAGAGATCTAACTTTTGACCTTGACAGATCTCCTTTAGCCTGAACATCCATATAATTCATAGCATCAAGACGATGACTAGCATCATGACGACTTTTTTGCATGCGTTTTAAACGCAACAGGCTTGAGACTGTGTTTTTCTTGACATAGTGTGGTGAGGTCATCGACTTTGAAACCGATGGTATAGTAGCAGAAATTTGGTCTTTACAAATAGATGTCATTGACTCTTCATTCAGTTTGACAAAATTTTTGAATTTGTATAGTTTTGATTGAGTGCCACCACATTTCAACTTTGAGGCCAAGGTCTGCCGGACAGTGTTATTTTTAGGAGAGGTTAAGGGTGCAGAAATTTGTGAAGGCCCGTCATTGAGTGTTGTTTCTTTACAAGTGGTTCTAGAGCTTTTTGATAGAGTCTGCGTATTTAAATTTGATGTCAAAGTGTTTTCAGAATCAAGAAGTGAAACTTGATTATTGGCTAACATCCCAACCACATTCCAGTGGTTTGGCTCCACCGACTTGTGGAAATTTATGGGACTTAACAAATTTTCTGAACTGTTATGTAGAAGATGATCGAGTCCATGTTGGAATCTATAGGCTTGAAGAGCTTCAAAGTCAGAAGCTGTTAGTTGTTTGAGACAAGTTGATACTGGAGGTGGAAGAATGACTGAAGAGGTAGTGGCAGTCCCAGGGTGTGGTGAGCTCGCACTTGAAACTGATGATATGGTAGCGGAAGCTAGGTTTTTACCGACAGACGTAGTTGGTTCTTCTGGAATGAGGCTGGTAGACGGGGGGAGAAGTAACGGCACTGGGACAAGAGAGGACAATGGTTGAAATGGGGTCACTTGAAATGGGCTCACTTGTGTAAAAGGATTGACAGAAGCTACAGGAAGCCCCAGCGGTGTGACCCCTACAACCTTCCATTCATTTTTATCTGGGATTGCTCCACTTGAATGATCTCTTTGATGATTTGTTTTAGTGACATCATCTGAGCCGACAGAACCAACATCCGCTGGAGATATAagattgttttgattgctcATATTTTTCTGAAGCATTAATTGGTTAGTTGTGGAGATAGCTGACATGATATTTAAAAGATGAGTGTTTGCACTAGTCGAAGCGTTATTGAGCAGTGGTGTCAGAAGACTGGAATTACCTCCCGTTAAGCCTGATGGGTAGGAAAGAACAGACGAATGACCACTAGGCAGGGCATGTTGTATGTTACCAGTCGTATCATCTTGAGATAACGGTGTCTGGGTTAGTCCAACAATGGTCCACTTCATGTCTTCAGACTTGTTAACTTGAGAACCCTCCTTGTCCTTTGGTGGATCAGGCACAGGAGCAGCCGATACAGATGTTATTGTTGAGCTGACGGCTTTGTTGGCCCCaacttttgtctttcttttccctttacTTGTAGATGAAGGGCAAATGGGTATCTTGAGTATAATTGTTTCTGGTGACTGGTCAACACTTTGGCTAGACACAATGTGGTCAGACGAAGAGCTAGTAACAGTAGCTGTATTGCTCATAGCATTACTTAATGTTGATACGTCCTTGACTGTTGTTTGGGGAATAGAAGTAACACCGACTATAGTCCATTGGTCATTGAGCGTTGAGGATCTGCAGTCCAAGCTTTCTGACAGTGCATATGGATTCACACTATTTCTAGTAGCTACATTAGACTGAGCACAGTACCTTGACTTCTCTGTTTGATCATTTGTGTTTCCTCGTAATTTTCTGACGCCGCTGAATTTTTCCCTTGGCCTTTTAATGGACTGGTCATCAGAGGTACTGTCCGGTTTAGTTTCTTCCTCTTTGATTGGTTCGGTCTTGATCGAAATAACTTGGGTACATGGAATGTCATCCAGTTTAACACAACATGTCAGTTCATTCACTGCCGAGTTGTCAGGAGTCTCTGAAGCAACTGGCTGGGAAACATTGTTTAAATTAACACAGACTAAACTTGGAGTTAATGGTTTACACCCAGGGGAGACCATTACCTGACTAGTTTGAGACAGAGGTCTACACTCCTCAAGCCTTAATGCAGAAACTTGTTCCAAGCCTGTCATGCCAACCACCTGCCAACCCGGAGGCAAACTGGAGAGAATCTGAGAAATATCATTAGGTTTGACACTGCTGCATAAAGAATCTTGGCTCATTGAATTTCCCAATGTTTCATTCGATGTAAGAGAAATGGAAGGTGGCGTTTGGGCTGAACTGACGAATTTCTTACTATTTTCCCTCATAGAACATAATTCTGATATTTTGGTGCTTTTTCGTCTGCTTGTTCCTGACCGTGTCCATTTCTCTTTGGAGCTGGACTCCGTGGAGTCTGCAGGGAGACATTTATTTTCACTGTTTTTTTCTGGCAAGGATTTGTTAGGCACCGGCTCATTTGTTCCCAATGGCAGCACAATTATGGATTGACTAGATGCTTCTTGCTGAATGGGAGACTGGTTCGCAGGTAAACTGGCAGCCGGAGGTTTGATCATTGCAGGTAACTGGGCCGTGTTTAACAAGAGCTGTTGTGGCAAGGTCAAAGCAGAGGACATTTTAGGACTAAGCATGGAAGCATTCGCATGCGCAGACTGTGCCACTGGCAGGCTGGAGGCAGGGAGGAGAAGGATTGGTTCGCTCTGACTTTGTAGAGGGGGTTGGCCTAATAAGGAAACAGGAAAGAGACAAACTGGTCCAGGACCAGACACGGAATTAAACGGCAGAATGGCTGGCGTCTGTGGAAGATGCAGAAGTGTATTGGCAACTGTCTGAGCAGTTAAGGGACTTTCTGTGGAAGGATGAATCTTGATTTCCATACTAGTCATAATATTGACTTGTCTTGAATAATATCTAAAATGTAAAGATACTCTAATGTGACAGGATTATCCAGGAATGATGAAGAGTGACCTCCATACTACTCTGAGAGTATGCGACCTGTGCATAGTTCCCTTTCATGTGTCTGCTCTCATATCATAATGACATCTGACATCCTAAAAATGGTAGAAAAAATTGGTAAACTCGGAAATTAAACCTGattataaaactatttatacTTCTATTCTGACACTAGGATAAAAGTCTAGATGTATAAGCTTGCACAAGTTAAACTCCACTCTTTATGTTAATAATACTTAAACTGTCTAAAaatgtggtttttttttaaatcaattttatgtATTCTGTTTATTTCATAAAGAATATTACTATGAAAAGccaatattgttgtttttttccacttATTTCAGcattatgattatgatttaCTAAACCTCATGAATTGACTATCTAGACTATGATTTTAAACTGCATGAACTGACTATCCAGATTAGATTTCTCTTCACCTTTAGAACTCTAATCTCTTAATAGTATTACAGAATTACACACATTACTTAGATGATAGGTCTAGATAAAAGTCatgtaatgtttaaataaaaatggtGTGTGATAGGCTTGTCATTTTATATGTGCCTCAAACTGTCATCCTGATCCCAAGTTAGAGCCTCCTACAGGTGATCAGGTTTGATAAGGATGTATTCATTAATTCTGAAATGTCTCAAACTTATTCTAGGTCACTCTAAAGCTTAAATATAATAGAGTAGACTTTCTAGACCAAGGTTGGGCAAACTTTTTGTATCAAGGgccacattaaaaaataatttgtgaaTGAGGGGAGGcatatatacatagatatataataataataatagtaaggcatatctttgagtctgaagattaatgaggaatgcagtatttcccatggctacgcagccctagcTGTGACCAACATATGGGatagctttgtttaaaaaggtTAACATTCACATACATTTGCAAACAAACCATTGTAATGATGATGGCAaatatgaagtctgtcttccactctttattagaaatataaCTAACAAAgtcatcggaatgttttgttttcacttcTCGAAACTGCCTGTGGTCAATACCACCAGCTCTAAGATTGATTACTGAGATAATCGGGTCAATAACGTTTcatattcaatgcagctttgcCCAAACTTTCCCATTCAAAGttattgtaatttatttattttatttcattatttattttatttaattaattaattttttaaaaatgttttactcaGTCAAAGCTCGGGTTCCAtgagttgttacacttgccatcttgttccaagccaaccAAACACATTGAACCCAGTTCTTCTTAGCATTGAATAAAAactggcctgagattgtgtctttgactggaTGTTTCAAATTATTGTCAATAAGAATAATTTTGTTCACTTTCAACGTTTTAGAATGATATGTAGAGAAAATGTTTCTATGACCTCTTCATCATAAGTTATAAaaatcagaagtttcaatagtttttatagatatttgcaattatttatttttcatatatttgcatttttgatAAGCATTTATAATCTGTGGGCACTTATGCTTTCTGTCGTTGTCTGCAAGCTGCATAAAACACTCCTACCCATCCCTGGTCTAGTCTATACTACCCCAAAaaccaggatggctgcctggtcgtgcggtttgtgcgctggactgtcgttcggatttatcgacggtcgagggttcaaaccctgcccgctcccatcccccgtcgtcctgcgggaggtttggactaggaagtaaactatcttcaactctgaaggaacatccgaaacatgtaaaacattttacaagcaaaacattttagaaacaattGTCATAACTT includes:
- the LOC106079394 gene encoding uncharacterized protein LOC106079394; translated protein: MTSMEIKIHPSTESPLTAQTVANTLLHLPQTPAILPFNSVSGPGPVCLFPVSLLGQPPLQSQSEPILLLPASSLPVAQSAHANASMLSPKMSSALTLPQQLLLNTAQLPAMIKPPAASLPANQSPIQQEASSQSIIVLPLGTNEPVPNKSLPEKNSENKCLPADSTESSSKEKWTRSGTSRRKSTKISELCSMRENSKKFVSSAQTPPSISLTSNETLGNSMSQDSLCSSVKPNDISQILSSLPPGWQVVGMTGLEQVSALRLEECRPLSQTSQVMVSPGCKPLTPSLVCVNLNNVSQPVASETPDNSAVNELTCCVKLDDIPCTQVISIKTEPIKEEETKPDSTSDDQSIKRPREKFSGVRKLRGNTNDQTEKSRYCAQSNVATRNSVNPYALSESLDCRSSTLNDQWTIVGVTSIPQTTVKDVSTLSNAMSNTATVTSSSSDHIVSSQSVDQSPETIILKIPICPSSTSKGKRKTKVGANKAVSSTITSVSAAPVPDPPKDKEGSQVNKSEDMKWTIVGLTQTPLSQDDTTGNIQHALPSGHSSVLSYPSGLTGGNSSLLTPLLNNASTSANTHLLNIMSAISTTNQLMLQKNMSNQNNLISPADVGSVGSDDVTKTNHQRDHSSGAIPDKNEWKVVGVTPLGLPVASVNPFTQVSPFQVTPFQPLSSLVPVPLLLPPSTSLIPEEPTTSVGKNLASATISSVSSASSPHPGTATTSSVILPPPVSTCLKQLTASDFEALQAYRFQHGLDHLLHNSSENLLSPINFHKSVEPNHWNVVGMLANNQVSLLDSENTLTSNLNTQTLSKSSRTTCKETTLNDGPSQISAPLTSPKNNTVRQTLASKLKCGGTQSKLYKFKNFVKLNEESMTSICKDQISATIPSVSKSMTSPHYVKKNTVSSLLRLKRMQKSRHDASHRLDAMNYMDVQAKGDLSRSKVRSLRSYAGNRGLFTKAKECNDETHTFSEAQVSTFSSKHEVEESFLEVQSSASSNQIMSPEKQRSEGSFVKTQPHSAARKRKLKVPRRMIAVDTDYHPFDTSSDSN